AAGTATCAAAAAACTTTCTTATATCAGGTTTCCGAGAATATCCTCAAGTACATTTTAAAGAAGAGGAGATAGTTGATGCAGTTGAAAGATTAAACGGATATGTTGGATGGCTAACGTACTATGGAAACTTCAGATGTGAGAGGAGACTTTCGCATGAGGAAGCCTTAAAAGAGACAGTAAGTGAAGGTTCGAAGATCATACAAAGTGAATTAAACCATTTCCTCAAAAACAGGAGAAGAGAGCTATACATAAAAGTGCTAAGAATCGTTAGAACGGGAGCAAGGTGGAGTGAAATAAAAAGAGAACTCGACATAAACAGTAAAGTTCTAAACGGCATCCTAAAAAATCTAACATCAGCAATGATAGTAGAAGGAAATGAAGGATACTATTGGATAGAAGACCCGATAACAAGAGAGGCAATAAAAAAACTAAGATAATCTTTAAAATTGAATAAACCTGATTACGTAGAATGCCGTGGTCAACAGTTTTGGAATAGATAGGTTTAAATATTTGTTTAACTCTATTAACTCTTTGATGGAAGAAGAACTACTTAGACCAAAGGATGTTGCAAAGATATTCAACATCTCAGTTAAGACTCTTTGGAAGTGGCAGAAGAAAGGCATTATTAGGACTGTTAAACTCCCAACTGGCAAGCTGAGATATCCCAAGAGCGAGGTTGAGAGGTTATGGAGGCAGTTAAGAGCTACAGGGTCCCAGTAGATGTTCCAAAAGATTTAATCGAAGAATACTTCAAAGTTAAGCGGAAGGCTTTAGACGCAATCTTCTCACACGTTAAAATTTCTAAGAAGGCCCACCTTAACTTGAAAGCTGAGGATAGGAGAGAGCTTAGGGATGAACTGCTACGAGAGTGGAGATACTCAAAGCATTACGTTGACTCAGCAATAAAATGGCAAGCTGATGTCTGAAGGAAAAGGTCTGATGTTTTCATCAAGATCAGTTAAAGAGAAATGTTATTCTGTTTTTGGTTCTTATTTTATGTTGGAAAATAATTATTTATACGATTAGCTTTATTCATAAGGGGAGTAAGAAAATGTCGAAGGAAGCTAAGAAGCTGTTTTCAGGAACGTTGTATTTAACTGTTATGCAGGTTTCTTTCTATATAGTGGCATTTGTGTTCTATGTTGTAGTTGCGAGGGTCTTGGATCCTAAGGAGGTTGGACGTTTTTCTTTGCTCCTCATGGTTTTGACGGTTTTCAATACGATTTCTTTGCTTGGGTTGAATAATGCAGTTATAAAGTATGTTTCGGAGAATTTAGGTAAGGGTGATGAGGAGTATGCTTTAGCTTCGGCGAGGGAGGCGTTTAAGGTTTTGTTATTTGTATCTATAGTAGCGTTAGCTGTTGGATTTTCGTTTTCGCCTGTTATAGGATCTTACATAGGGGTGGGGGTGATTGAGGTTTTGATCATCTTGACTACAGCTTTCATATTGAACATTACTAGCTATTATGGTGCTTTAATGTATGGTTATAGTATGTTTAAGGAGGTTAGTGTACAAAATATACTCTATACAACCGTTGGAAGGTTTTCGGGGATTCTCTTCACTCTTTTTTGTTTAAGTGTACTTGGGTTAATTTTGGGATTGCTGGTGGGTTCTATTGTGACGTTGTTTTACTCAATATTAATCTTAAAGGGTAAGGTGAGGAGGACGAATAAGCGATTTCCGGCGGTGAAGTTACTTGCTTTTAGTATGCCAGTCTATGGTGCGAATATAATTGGGTTGTCTCAAAATTGGCTTGATATAGCTGTGCTTTCTGGTATAGCTGGTTTAAGTGTGACTGGAGTTTATTTTATAGCTGTATCAAGTGTTGGTGTTCTGTCCATACTTTGGACGCCGTTATCTTCTGCTCTTTTTCCTACGTTTTCATGGATAAATGGTACGGGGAATAAAGAGGGAATAAGTGTGATGCATATAAGGATAATTAGGTTAGCTACTGCTGTAATTTTGCCGTTAAGTGTATCGTTAGCTGCTGTATCGCGGACGGCAATAAGCGTGGTTTATGGCGAAAAATACTTGGATGCGAGCGTACCTTTTATGATACTTTCGGTGTTGGTAATTTTAAGTGCATATTCAGGGATATATTCTGCAGAATTGCAGGCGGCGGGCAGGACAAAACCAATATTTATTGCGGGGTTAATTTCAGCGATGGTATACTTAATGCTGTTGCTAAGTTTAACGATGTGGCTAAAACAAATAGGTGCTGCGATAGCAAGGGCATTGATGGTAATAACGGCGTTTGTGATTTTGTATAATAGCATAAAAATGAAGATGCCTGATAATATTATGAAGAGTATAATTATGTCAATTGTGATGGCATTTATTTTATCGTTGGTTGAAAGTTTTTTAAATGTAAGTCTATATGCTAAAGCATTGATAGAAGCTCTAATTTTTGTAATAGCGTTGCCAGTCTTTTATAAAATTGTAAAACCGTTAAACAAGGAGGATATTAGTCTACTGAAAGCAATAATACCAAAGCTGGATAATCGCTAAATATTAAATAGTACATGCTTCTTTTCATTTAGTGCATAAGTGAACTACCCCACCCTTACGGATGGGGCTTCCAGCTTAGGCTGGTTATGGGCTGGTTCACTTGCAGCCCCGTGGATGGGCATATAGCTCATCCACCTCTCAAATTTTTTAGCGATGTTGATGGCTCCGTTTAGGTCTGCGTTGTATTCTCCGCAGTGAGCGCAGACAAACAAGCCCTGAGTTTTGCGCTTTCCTTCACACCCGCAGATATGGCACGTTATTGAAGTGTAGGCTTCGCTTGTGGTTATTACTGGTATGCCTACGAGCATAGCTTTATACTCTATCATTTTCGTTAAGCGATAATATGGCATGTTGCTGACTATTCTGTTTAAGCGTTTGCCTTTGCCCTTGACTCGCTTTCTTATTCCCTTTAGGTCTCCCAAAACTATGTAAGAGTTGGTTGCAAGGGCGAGGCTGACTATCCTTTTGCTGACTCGGTGAAGGATGGTGTTAACCACCCTTCTCTCCTTGCTTCCAACTCTCTTCACGACTTTGGTTAGACCTCTCTCTTGAAGCCTTCTGCGGAGCCATGCGTAATGCCTTCTAACTCCTCTAATCTCCCTACCGTAGAATTGGGCTTTCATCACGTTTTCATTCTGCCAAAGCACCGCAGTGGCAGCGAAACGCTCGCCCAAATCCACAGCAAGGATGGAGGAACATTCTCGCATGGGCGGGGCTGGAAACTCGAAGGTGAGCATGGCAATGTAGCGGTCTTTTCGCTTTACGATTTTGCTTTCGCATAGTTTAGCGTTTTCTGGAAACTTCCTGTGAGGTTTAACTGGAACCTTTATTCCTCCCCTTACGCCATAGACTGGAATCTTCAAAAACCAAAATGCCTTAGCCCTTCTAAGGTTAATTAAGTCGTTTCTCAAGCTAAGCGGATACTCTTTATGCTTAACTCTTTGATAGTATCTAAGAGCTTGTTGCTTATTCGCCGAATACAACGGAACAGTCTTGTCCCCCCTAAGAAACTTCTGAAGGTTAAAATATTCCCTATCCAACAAGTCTTTTTTCCTTCGAGTCAGTCCAACAACGCCCGCTTGGATAGTCAGCTTCATATCAAACTTTAATTACTCAAAGCTGTTTAAAAGTCTATCGCAATTCATCCCCACGCTTACGCATGGGGTCTTCTTGCGAGATTAGATAAAGGGTTGGTGAGCAGTTTTTGAATAGATAGATTTTTATAGGCGTTTTGAGTTGATTTTTTATGCCGATATGGGTCCTGCTTCCAATGCGAATAGGACGACAGGCAGGCGGGGGAACTTCCAATGTGCCGTCCTTCACCGTTGGCGGCGAAGGCCCTCGAAAGCGTTTGCCGATAGAGGGAAGGGACGAAAATCTATGAATCCCACAACGGTATGAGATACTGCAGGTTATAGTAAAGAAGGAGCATCTAGAGATAGCAAAGAGAGCGGCCAAGGTAGCTTCATCTAAGATCCCCATACCATCCAAGATAGAGATTGAGGAAATAGAAAAGAATTGAGCTCCTGTTTTCTTCTGCTCAAGAAGCTAGAAGACTGGTCTAGAGTGCTTATGTTTTCTCTTCTGGTTTATGATTAGAATTGTCACTTTCTGGTAAAAGCATGAAGCTAGAACAAGGTTATGAAAAGCAAATATACTACGAGGTTAACCGCTGTAACCAATGCTCCTACTCTAAGGAACGTTGTGAATTTTATAGTTGTGTTGAACTTGCTTTCAACAACTTCAAGTATTATTATGTTAGATGCTGCTCCAAAGAGAGTTAAATTTCCAGCAATAGTTGAGGACATTGCCAGGGATATCCAAGCCTTAACATCCTCTCCAGTAAATCCAAGAGTGTTCATATAATTTATGAAGAGCTTGACAAAAGGCACGTTGCTTAATAGCTGGCTAAGTATTATTGATGTAGTGGAAATTTCAATGAGCTCGAATAGACTGTTTGGCTTGCTTTTCATGAAAAGGGATATCATGTCGCTTGAAACTCCGCTGTTCCATATCCCCTGCATTGCTATGAACATTGTTATGAAGAACATTATTGTCCCCCAGTCAATTTCCTTGATTACTTTTCTGGGCTCCTCCACAAAGAAGTACATGGCTGAAGCTACGAGAAAAGGTATGAATCCTATTTCCTCGATATGAGGGCCTCCGCTCAACCTAAGTATGTCGTTGGCAAGCATGAGAGATATAACTGAAATGAGGGAAAGGGAAGCAATTAGGGGTTCTGAACTAAGTATGGATATGTGTGGAATCCATACTTAGTCCTTGAGCCTCATCCCTCTTGTCCTCCTCAGGGTTCATCGGAGGACTCATCGAGGTTAGCTCCTTTCGGGGTGAACCCATGAATCCCCACATCCTAAGGAATGTTTTCCAAATGTTTATTGATGCATTCTTCTGCCTATCGATTACAAGTCCGCATTTTGGGCACTCGAAGACTGCTCCTCTTAGGTCTTTATTATAGTACCCGCATTTGGAGCAGGTCTTTGAGGTGCCCTTCGCCTTCACATACATGGTAGCATAACCATTCCACGCAGATTTGTATTCTACGTACTTTTGTAGTTTGATGTAATTGTGCTTGCTGTTCTGCCTGTTCATGCTCCTACTCTTCGTCCTAGCAATCCTCTCCTTGAAGTTCGTCAGGTCCTCGAAGACGTTTGTCCTGCCTGAGAGCTGCCTGGCCAGCTTGTGCAGCGCGTCGTCAACCCTGTTCCTCTCCCTCGAGCGGTACTTCTTCAGGAGCCTCTTCCTCGTTTTCTCTGGAAGCTTTTGGATGACTCTTCTCTTCAGCTCGTAGATCCTGTGGATGGTGTAGATCTCTTTCAGGTCTATGGAACAGTGATCCCGGCCGTCGAAGCCGTCCAGGGATAGGAGGTTCGTGTCCCAGGCAATCGGTTTCTCGACCTTCAGCCCCACCCTCTTCCTGACCGTCACCAGGAGCCTGTCCCGCTTGAGTATGAGTTCGCCGAGCTCTAAACCCCTTATCCTATCCCAGCACCACGCCTTCCTCAAATCTACGGTCACGCTTTCTTCATAGGGTTTAATCGAAATCCTGAGCACGCCGTCCCTGTGACTGTAGAGGGTTTCCTTGACCCTCACGAACTTCCTCTTCAGTTCAGGCCTACTTCTTCCTGCCCGCCCATGAAGGTATCTCTTCCTCCAGGACTCGAGCACGGAATAAGCCTGTTTTATCGCTGAGTCCACGTAATGCTTGGAGTAAACCCATCCTCTGAGGTGCTTATCTCTAAGCCCTTTCCTAAAAGCCTTGTCTTTCCTCAAAAACGGTATAAGCCTCTTCTCATTCCTATTCCATGCAATGTTCCTCCATAAATCATCCAAGATAGAGTTTAAGATGCGCATGTAGTCCTCTATAAGCTCACTTACCTCAAGGTTATATGGTATCGAGTACGCTTTAACCAACAAGCTTCTTGACACCTTCAACAACCTCATTATACTTACGGCTTCTCATGCCTACAATAATTCTTTCCTCTCTTAAACTAAGAACACGTTTTATTTCACTTTCAGGGATCCTCCTACGTCCTCCAACAGTCCTAACACACCTTATTTTACCCTGTTTATCCCATTGCTGAATAGTCCATGTGGTGACTCCAAGAAGCTTCCTCGCCTCCTTGATTGTATAGAGCTTTTCGGACATCAACATTCTCCTATATCTACCAATATTTAAACACATCTATTTTGAAACTGCTGAAAAAGGCATCTCTTTTGTTTTTCAGGCTCTCCTCTGCTATGAGGCCAAGTTCAATCCCTTTCCTTGGAACCTTGAGAAGGAATGAAATGATCACAGGGGTGATGATTAGATTGATGAGTGTTGGAACGAATAAGTAAAATATGAAAGATATGAAAGGTGCCTTCATGCCGGAGCTCACAGAGATCAGAACGTTCTGTGGATTTCCCATTGGCGTTGTAACTGAGCCTATGGTTATGGAGAATGCTAGAACAAGGAGGAGTGCCTCAAGAGAAATGCCAGTGGCTCTTGATATCATGTATATTATGGGAGGGCCCATCACAGCTATAGTATCATTGACAGCAAATGCTGCCATGAGACCGAATATGATGGAAGCGACAATCATTATGCTATACGTCGATTTGAGCTTGGTTATGAACCAATATGATAGGAGGCTCAAAAGGCCAGAGGATTCAGCAAGTGAAACAATACTGAACATGCCAATGAGAAAGAATATTACATTGAGATCTATCACTGTTGGTAGCTCCTCTATGCTGACCAGTCTACCAATGATGCTGAGAAAGGCAAGAAATGACATGAAGGCCCACACGGGCATTTTTGGATTCCTAGATCTGAGCATGAGGAAGGATATCAGCATTATTAACATCAGCCAGCCCAGAAGATACTGGAATGTCAAGAGTGCTCACCAGCAATGAATCAGAAAAAGAGCTTATAAACTCTTTTTCTATTAATGGTTCATGTGCGACAAAAAGCAGAGTGTCATCCGAATATCTCTGATTTCTTTCCACATCTTGGTTTGCTCTTCTCCTAATTTTCTAATTTCTTTCCATATTTTGTTTTGTGCTTCTGTTAGTGTGTCTAGTTTTTTTTAGTATTTCTGATAGTCCTAGATAGCCTGCTACTGTGTAGCGGAATTCCACATCCTTCTCAAGCAGACTCAAGAACTCCTTCTTTAAATTTACACTCATCATGCAAGTATTACATAAAACAATATATAAATCCATTGCAGCGCTCAAAATATTACAATCATGAATGCCTCTAAATTTAATATAATAACAATATTTGTGTCATGGGTTCTAAGTTACGTGGTCTTTGACGTGCATAGTTTTTCACTCTCGATTTTGAGGGCTTTTCGGGTGAACCCATGGATCCCCGCACCTCGTTAACCTGCCCCCATAGGAAGCCGTGCTTCCGGAGCGGAGGGTGCGCTAGAGCTGTTCCTTAGATTTACGTATCTCGCATCCACGCTTATCCATTTGAGCCCTTCCATCGCGGAACTGCTAACTGCGGTACAAGTTTTTCATGGTCTTAAGTTAGAACAAAAGTATGGTTTGTTTCTTCTTTCATTTTTTTAAGTGCGTGTTCGAGCTCTAGGGGTTTTTGGTTTAAAATTTTTAATGCCTTTTTTATATCTAATGAGGAGTCTTTTGGTCTTTTTGCTTTCCATGACATTTCGTTTATTTTTGCTTGTTTGATTAAATCGGGGTTTAAGTCGAATATTTCAGCTAACTTTTTGGCGAAGTTGTATCGACTTGTTCTGGTTGCTCCTGCTGTGTGGAGAATGCCTGTTATTTCTCTCTCAGCGATTTCTAAAAGCATTTCCGCAAGGTTAGTGTTCAATGTGGGTGAAACGTATTGATCTGTTATTATTTTTATTTCTTTTCCTTGTTTTAGATTGTTTATTATCCATGTTGCAAAATTCTGTTTATGTGTGTAGGCCCAACCATAAATGACGCTCGCTCGGGCAATACAATATTTTGTGTTGCTCTCTTTAGTAAACTCTTCACCCTTAAGTTTGGTGTAACCGTAATAGTTAATTGGGTTTGGTGCGTCTTCCTCTGAATATAGTCCTTTTTCCCCATCGAAAACGTAGTCTGTTGATACGTAAATCATGTGTGAGTCGATGTTGGCCGATGCTTTTGCGATGTTTTTTGTTGCTTCAGCATTTATTTTCCAAGCTAGTTCTTTATTTATTTCGCTTCCTTCAACATCTGTGTATGCGGCTGCGTGTATTATGGTGTCAGGTTTAAGTTGGAAGATCTTTTCAAATAGTTTATCTCTGTTGGTTATGTCAAGTTGGATGGATATTCCGATATCGACCTTGTGTTCATTATAAATTGCGTAAACTTCGTGTCCTTTTTTCAGGGCGATTTGAACTATTTTGTGACCCAATAGCCCGCTGGCGCCTGTCACGAGAATTTTCATAATTACCACTTAATCTTCCATGGTGTTGGATGAAGAACTTCTTGGGTTGCTATGGGTTTCCACCACCACTCATTATTCATGTACCAGTCAATTGTGGCTTTTAGGGCTTCCTGAAAATTGTGTTCTGGTTTCCATCCGAGTTCGTTTCTGATTTTTGATGAGTCAAGGCTATATCTGATGTCATGACCAGGTCTATCTTCTACGAATGTAATTAAGTTTAATGGTTTGTTCATGAGGCTTAGAATTTGTGTTACTAATTCAATGTTTTGGAGTTCGTTTCCTGCTGAAACATTGTAAATTTCTCCGCCTTTACCTTTAGTGAGGAGGAGTGTAAGTGCTGTAGAAAAATCTTTTACATATATCCAATCTCTTACGTTTTGTCCTTTGCCATAAATTGGTATGGGAAGATTTGAGTGTGCTCTAATGATGGTTTTGGGGATTAATTTCTCAGGAAACTGATATGGACCGAAGTTATTAGTGCTTCTAACTATAACGACGTCTAAGTCGTAGGTTCTGTGGTAGGCTAACGCAAACATGTCTGCTGCAGCTTTGCTAGCTGAGTAAGGTGAAGAGGGTTTAAGCCTATCCTCCTCTTGAAAAGATCCCTGAAGAATATCTCCATACACTTCGTCTGTTGATACGTGCACCACTCTTTTTTTAAGCTTTACGCATGCTTCAAAAATGGTTAATGCGCCTATGACATTACTCTTTATGAAGGGCCATGGGTTTGCTATGCTTCTGTCTACATGTGTCTCAGCAGCAATGTTAACGACGATATCTACTTGATTTATGATTTTATTAACGAGACGCTTGTTAGCAATATCCCCCTTTATGAAACTATATCTTATATCCTTTTCAATATCCTTCAAGTTAGCAATATTAGAACCAGAGGAAAGACTATCCAGATTTATCACTCTAACATCCCTGAATTCATGCAGAATGTAACGTATGAAGTTGCTTCCTATGAAGCCAAGACCACCTGTCACGAGAATTTTCATGACAAAACCCTACTTATAGGGTGGATAAAACCAATCCCAAGGCTTATTGCATCTCGAATCATCTTCTTTCCCGTTAATCTCCTTAGGAATTATTAAAGGGTCGTTCCAAGGTCTTCTTAACTCATCAGGATTTCCATAATCATATAATCTGTTAGTGAAGTAAATTGTTAGGGATGGTGTATTACTAACTGTTTTCGTGCCGTGCCAGTATTTTCCTGGTATGCGGATTATGCTCGGCTTTCTTTCATCAGCAATTATCTCTACTAGCTTTCTGCTTTCTTCATCATAAGCACATATTTTCATAGCTCCTTTCAAAACAAGGAAGTAATCTATCTGTCCCCTCTCATGCTTATGCCAAGCTCTTACGATGCCAGGGTAACTGTAACTTATGTTAGCTTGGGCTATCCATTCCTCACCTAGAAGGTGTTTCCAATCGATCCTCAAAGCCTCGGCAAAGAATCCTCTTTCATCTGGGAGTACTTTAAGCTCGTAAGCCTTAACACCTTCTAAGGGGTATTCTTTGACTTCGCTCATAATATCACCTCCGAATAATCTGCTACATTAAACTTATGTGCATTTGCAAATCCCTTCTTGATTATTTTTGCGTTTCTCCCAATTAGGCTTTCCTCAATCCTATTAACATCCTCGATAACAGCATTATTTAAGACTATGGAGTATTCTATGCTACTGTTTATTATCCTGACATTATCACCTATGCTTGTATAAGGACCTATGAGCGAGTTCTCGATATGGCAGTATTCACCTATTACAGCAGGCCCTCTAACAGTACACTTTACTATTTTTGTGCCTTTTCCAATAGAAACTCTTCCATCAACCTTTGAATCTATGATCTCTCCTTCTATTTTTCTATTAATCCTTTCGTCTAAGATCAGAGAATTAGCATAAAGGACATCATCTTTCTTTCCTGTATCAAGCCACCATCCTTTGACAAATTCATAGTTAACTTTGTGACCATTATCGATCAGCATTTGAATGGCTTCAGTGATCTCATACTCTCCACGCCAACTCGGTTTAAGTTTCTTAATCATTTTAAATATTATCGGGGTGAAGAAATAAACTCCAACTATAGCATAGTTGCTTGGAGGTTCTTTTGGCTTCTCTACTAATCCAACAAGCTTCCCGCTCTTGTCAAACTTTGCCACTCCAAATCTGGTGGGATCTTCAACCTCTTTTAAAAGGATCATAGCGTCATAATCACTCTCAACGAACTTATCCAAGTATTCCTTTATACCGTTTTGAAGCATATTATCTCCAAGGTAAACAACAAACCTATCATTACCAACAAACTCTTCACAGAGGCTGATTGCATGTGCTATACCTTTTGGAAATCCTTGGTAAATATAAGTTATGCGTGCGCCAAACTTAGATCCATCAGCATAATACTCACGTACAAGTTCAGGGAAAGTCTCGCCTAAGATTATTGCTACCTCCTTTATGCCAGAGGAGATTAAGTCTTCAAGCACATACTGACTTATGGGCTTGTTAGCGACCGGTATGAGTTGTTTAGGTCCTGTATAAGTAAGTGGTCTAAGTCTAGTTCCAGCACCGCCATGGAGAATTATTCCTTTCAAATGAAAACCACCTAATATCTTCTTTGTAGCAAAATTATATAAGTATTCTCTGCAAAATGCAACAAGTTCAGATTAAAGTTCTCATTTCCTGTTAAATTCTTTTGTAATTGAGAGTTGCGATTTTGGATCTTCATTTTCCAAGTCCAATGGCTGAGAATGTGAGTTTTTGGCTGAATAATTTTGGATCATAAATTCTTCTACCGTCAATCACAATTGGTTGTTTCATGTTTTTTATGAAATCCTCTGGTTTGAGATGTTTGAACTCATTCCACTCAGTAACGATGATAGCACAATCAGCATCTTTAATGCAATCAGTTAATGAAGGAGCATAAATGATTCTGTTGCCAAATATATGCCTTGCATTATCTATTGCGGCTGGGTCATAAACTGTAACATTAGCACCCAGTTCTAAAAACTTGTTAATAATCTTAATAGAAACTGCTTCTCTCATATCATCAGTATTGGGCTTAAACGATAATCCAAGAATGGCAATTTTCTTGCCATGAAAGTCACCAATAAGATCTTTAGATAGCTCGATGGCTTTATAAGGTTGATCATTGTTCACATCAATAATGCTTTCTAAAAGTCTAGGTTCATAACCTAGGTTTTTAGTAAAGTTTATTAAAGCTCTTAGGTCTTTTGGGAAGCAACTTCCACCAAAACCAAGGCCAGCTTTAAGAAAAAGTGGTCCAATGCGTTTATCTAAACCAATACCTTTAGCAATAACTTCAACATCAGCACCAGGAATTTTCTGAGCGATGTTGGCAATTTCATTAATGAAGCTTACTTTCATAGCAAGAAAGGCATTGTTGGAATACTTAATAAACTCAGCATTAACAAGATTAGTCCTGATTAAAGGAGGCATCTTCTCATCATAAAATATTCTCCATAGACTTTCTAAAACATCACCAGACTTTTCATCGAAACAACCAATCACGATTCTATCAGGGTTAAAAGTATCCTCAACGGCACTACCTTCCTTTAAAAACTCAGGATTAACACAGATACCAAATTCACTTCCAACGATCTTTCCAGATTCTTCTTTAATAATTCTTATAATAACGTTCTCAGTGGTGCCGGGAACAACAGTGCTCTTCACAACGATTAAATGATAACTATTCTTTTCTTTAAGCATTTTTCCTATTAATCTACTTGCAGATTCAATATAAGACAGATCAATAGAACCATCAGATTTTGAGGGTGTTCCGACTGTTATGAATGTAATATCACTATTTAATACAGCCTCTTTTGGATCAGTAACTGGTATGAAATTCTCTTTAGCCTTTTTAAAAAGTTCTTTAAGACCAGGTTCATAAATGTAAAGCTTACTATTTTTAAGCATCTTAATCTTATTTTCATCAACGTCGTAACCGTAAACTCTAAAATTTTTAGATGCTAATGCCAGTGCCGTTGAAAGGCCAACGTAACCTAAACCGAAGAAAGAAATTTTCATCGTTTCATCATCTCCTTAAACCACTCTATGGTATAACTTAAACCATTATTCAATGATACTTTAGGTTCCCAATTTAAAAGCTTTCTAGCCTTAGAAATATCAGGGCTTCTCCTTCTAGGATCATCAGGCCTAGAATGAAGAAAAATAATCTCAGATTGTGAATTCGTTAACTTCTTTATGAGATGGGCTAATTCTAAGATTGTTATTTCATGCGGATTCCCAAAATTCATTACCTCACCCCTACATTCTTCACAGATCATAAACTTTAACAATCCAACAACCATGTCAGAGACATAGCAGAAACTCCTTGTTTGTTTCCCATCACCATGAACAGTTATTGGTTCATACCTCAATGCCTGTATAATAAACTTCGGAATCACTCTTGCATATTCTACGTTGATGTCAAGTCTTGGACCAAACGTATTGAAAATACGCGCAATTCTTACATCAACGTTATACTGTCTAAAATAAGCCATGCATAACGCCTCACCAAACCTCTTTGATTCATCATAACAACTTCTTAAACTAATTGGATTCACTTTACCCCAATAAGCCTCAGGTGTTGGAATTACCTCAGCATCACCATAAACTTCAGAAGTTGATAAATAAAGCAGGACAGAATGATCCTTTCTAGCATTCTCAAGACACTTTAACAATCCAAGACTGTTTGGAAGCATCGCTTCAACAGGCCTTCTCATATAATCATCTGGTGACGGTAAACTAGCACCATGTATTATGTA
This genomic interval from Thermoprotei archaeon contains the following:
- a CDS encoding dTDP-4-dehydrorhamnose 3,5-epimerase family protein; translated protein: MSEVKEYPLEGVKAYELKVLPDERGFFAEALRIDWKHLLGEEWIAQANISYSYPGIVRAWHKHERGQIDYFLVLKGAMKICAYDEESRKLVEIIADERKPSIIRIPGKYWHGTKTVSNTPSLTIYFTNRLYDYGNPDELRRPWNDPLIIPKEINGKEDDSRCNKPWDWFYPPYK
- a CDS encoding UDP-glucose/GDP-mannose dehydrogenase family protein yields the protein MKISFFGLGYVGLSTALALASKNFRVYGYDVDENKIKMLKNSKLYIYEPGLKELFKKAKENFIPVTDPKEAVLNSDITFITVGTPSKSDGSIDLSYIESASRLIGKMLKEKNSYHLIVVKSTVVPGTTENVIIRIIKEESGKIVGSEFGICVNPEFLKEGSAVEDTFNPDRIVIGCFDEKSGDVLESLWRIFYDEKMPPLIRTNLVNAEFIKYSNNAFLAMKVSFINEIANIAQKIPGADVEVIAKGIGLDKRIGPLFLKAGLGFGGSCFPKDLRALINFTKNLGYEPRLLESIIDVNNDQPYKAIELSKDLIGDFHGKKIAILGLSFKPNTDDMREAVSIKIINKFLELGANVTVYDPAAIDNARHIFGNRIIYAPSLTDCIKDADCAIIVTEWNEFKHLKPEDFIKNMKQPIVIDGRRIYDPKLFSQKLTFSAIGLGK
- a CDS encoding UDP-glucuronic acid decarboxylase family protein: MDVTTKLITSQLSHKLLKDKKVLVTGGAGFLGSWLCETLIWLGARVTCLDNLSTGKIENIKHLGTFENFSFVKADVAEFCPDGFDYIIHGASLPSPDDYMRRPVEAMLPNSLGLLKCLENARKDHSVLLYLSTSEVYGDAEVIPTPEAYWGKVNPISLRSCYDESKRFGEALCMAYFRQYNVDVRIARIFNTFGPRLDINVEYARVIPKFIIQALRYEPITVHGDGKQTRSFCYVSDMVVGLLKFMICEECRGEVMNFGNPHEITILELAHLIKKLTNSQSEIIFLHSRPDDPRRRSPDISKARKLLNWEPKVSLNNGLSYTIEWFKEMMKR
- a CDS encoding glucose-1-phosphate thymidylyltransferase: MKGIILHGGAGTRLRPLTYTGPKQLIPVANKPISQYVLEDLISSGIKEVAIILGETFPELVREYYADGSKFGARITYIYQGFPKGIAHAISLCEEFVGNDRFVVYLGDNMLQNGIKEYLDKFVESDYDAMILLKEVEDPTRFGVAKFDKSGKLVGLVEKPKEPPSNYAIVGVYFFTPIIFKMIKKLKPSWRGEYEITEAIQMLIDNGHKVNYEFVKGWWLDTGKKDDVLYANSLILDERINRKIEGEIIDSKVDGRVSIGKGTKIVKCTVRGPAVIGEYCHIENSLIGPYTSIGDNVRIINSSIEYSIVLNNAVIEDVNRIEESLIGRNAKIIKKGFANAHKFNVADYSEVIL